One stretch of Campylobacter sp. CCS1377 DNA includes these proteins:
- a CDS encoding LutB/LldF family L-lactate oxidation iron-sulfur protein: protein MSEQHKLPHEQIVKIKLNDEQMRENLSNAMHTLQKNRLKLIDEKFNDWQGLRERAKQAKNNALMSLNERLLEFEKNATKNGIQVHWASSDEDACEIIYELMREKNISKILKGKSMASEEIGLNHYLENKGLKAVETDLGELILQLNGETPVHIVVPAIHKNRYEIGEIFKDKLGSELESEPEKLNAIARKHLRDEFEGLKMGLSGVNFAMSEEGAFWLIENEGNGRMCTTASDIHVALCGIEKVMQSFEDAATMVHLLTPSATGQFIPTYNNIITGPRKNGDLDGPKEVHVILFDHHRSDMLAHEDYYEALRCIRCGACMNFCPVYDKIGGHTYQTVYPGPIGEVISPNIFGIDHTGDILNFCSLCGRCSEVCPVKIPLADLIRKLRSNKVGQGKNPPLGANMLHHNAAEAFAFRNFEKIATSGNLWRFSLSKAHYFNWFIQSFKNTLPVVKKWSQFKDLPQIKKNLYKELENIEGVSCE from the coding sequence ATGAGCGAACAACACAAATTACCGCACGAGCAAATCGTTAAAATCAAGCTCAATGACGAGCAAATGCGTGAAAATCTCTCTAATGCTATGCACACTTTACAAAAAAATCGCTTGAAATTAATCGATGAGAAATTTAATGACTGGCAAGGTTTAAGAGAACGCGCAAAACAAGCTAAAAATAATGCTTTAATGAGCCTCAATGAAAGACTTTTAGAATTTGAAAAAAACGCAACTAAAAACGGCATACAAGTGCATTGGGCAAGTAGCGATGAAGACGCTTGTGAGATTATTTATGAACTCATGCGTGAAAAGAATATCTCTAAAATCCTAAAAGGCAAATCCATGGCTAGTGAAGAGATAGGTTTAAATCACTATCTTGAAAACAAGGGTTTAAAAGCCGTAGAAACGGATCTTGGAGAGCTTATCTTGCAACTTAATGGTGAAACGCCAGTGCATATCGTCGTGCCAGCCATTCACAAAAATCGTTATGAAATTGGCGAAATTTTCAAAGATAAATTAGGCTCTGAACTTGAAAGCGAACCTGAAAAACTAAACGCCATTGCGCGAAAGCATTTAAGAGATGAATTTGAAGGCTTGAAAATGGGACTTAGCGGTGTTAATTTTGCTATGTCTGAAGAAGGAGCTTTTTGGCTCATAGAAAATGAAGGAAATGGCAGAATGTGCACTACTGCAAGCGATATCCATGTCGCACTTTGTGGTATAGAAAAAGTGATGCAAAGCTTTGAAGATGCAGCAACTATGGTGCATTTACTTACTCCTTCAGCTACAGGTCAATTCATACCCACCTATAACAATATCATCACAGGTCCACGAAAAAATGGCGATTTGGACGGCCCAAAAGAAGTGCATGTTATACTTTTTGATCATCACAGAAGCGATATGTTAGCTCATGAGGATTATTATGAAGCACTTCGTTGCATTAGGTGTGGGGCTTGTATGAATTTTTGCCCTGTTTATGATAAAATCGGAGGTCATACTTATCAAACCGTGTATCCAGGGCCTATTGGAGAAGTGATTAGTCCGAATATTTTTGGTATAGATCACACGGGGGATATTTTGAATTTTTGTTCGCTTTGTGGGCGCTGCTCTGAAGTTTGTCCGGTAAAAATTCCACTCGCTGATCTCATACGCAAACTAAGGTCTAATAAAGTCGGACAAGGCAAAAACCCGCCACTTGGTGCAAATATGCTCCATCATAATGCCGCCGAAGCTTTTGCTTTTAGAAATTTTGAAAAAATAGCTACAAGCGGGAATTTATGGAGATTTTCTTTATCGAAGGCGCATTATTTTAATTGGTTTATACAAAGTTTTAAAAATACCTTACCTGTAGTAAAAAAATGGAGTCAATTTAAAGACTTGCCACAAATTAAGAAAAATCTTTATAAAGAGCTTGAAAATATCGAAGGAGTAAGCTGTGAGTAG
- a CDS encoding (Fe-S)-binding protein: MKKVYLYATCLGTAAMQESVLNSVKLLRREGVEVIFKKNQTCCSQPSFNSGYFKESKNIALYNINLFEKDYPIVVPSGSCAGMMSHDYLELFKDDNNFERVKEFSSRVIELSQYLDEVLNVNYEDKGEPIKVTWHSNCHALRIQKSIQASKNLIKRLKNVELIDLEYEEECCGFGGTFSVKESEISNAMAREKIKNIQKTGAKYLISGDGGCLMNIAGTMSKMGLDIKGVHLYDFLVKRLEGVKI; the protein is encoded by the coding sequence ATGAAAAAAGTTTATTTATACGCCACTTGTCTTGGAACTGCCGCAATGCAAGAAAGTGTTTTAAATTCAGTCAAACTTCTACGCCGCGAAGGTGTAGAAGTGATTTTTAAAAAAAATCAAACCTGTTGCTCTCAACCCTCTTTTAACTCAGGTTATTTTAAAGAAAGTAAAAATATAGCTTTATATAATATTAATTTATTTGAGAAAGATTATCCCATCGTTGTACCAAGTGGATCTTGTGCAGGGATGATGAGTCATGATTATTTAGAACTTTTTAAAGATGATAATAATTTTGAAAGAGTCAAAGAATTTAGCTCTCGTGTGATAGAACTTTCACAGTATTTAGATGAGGTTTTAAATGTAAATTACGAAGATAAAGGCGAACCCATCAAAGTCACTTGGCATTCAAATTGCCACGCTTTAAGAATTCAAAAAAGCATACAAGCAAGTAAAAATCTCATTAAAAGACTTAAAAATGTTGAACTAATCGATTTAGAATATGAAGAAGAATGCTGTGGTTTTGGCGGAACTTTTTCAGTCAAAGAGAGTGAAATTTCAAACGCTATGGCAAGAGAAAAAATCAAAAATATCCAAAAAACAGGTGCTAAATACCTTATAAGTGGCGATGGGGGTTGCTTGATGAATATTGCTGGAACCATGAGTAAAATGGGACTTGATATCAAAGGCGTGCATTTATATGACTTTTTGGTCAAACGCCTTGAAGGAGTGAAAATATGA
- a CDS encoding L-lactate permease, protein MWTQIYDPFENIFLSAIVAFLPIICFLVCLLVFKLKGYQAGFITVILASIVAFFAYGMPFSLIGASFVQGFAQGLWPIAWIIIAAIFLYKLSIKSGSFEVIKQSVMSITPDHRIQVILIGFCFGSFLEGAIGFGGPVAITAALLVGLGLRPLQAAGLCLIANTAPVAFGAVGIPIIAMANLVGVEQHAVSAMVGRMLVPLSLSVPFFIIFLMDGFKGIKETFPAILVAAVSFTATQFYSSNHLGAELPDIVSAIVSLAATTIFLKFWKPKNIFRLDGETNFAQESTLSFTQVLKAWTPFILLIACIVLWTQPWFKDLFAKGSIFDYTQVTITFNNIAGSIVDANGKNVALSMPINFIALQAGTAILLAAFLTIWILKIKASDAGECFWDTLKEMAIPCITIGLVVSFAFIAKNSGMSTTLGLAFSHTGDAFAFFSPIIGWIGVFLTGSDTSANLLFGPLQQVTANELGVGEALFLAANSVGGVVGKMISPQSIAIACAAVGLVGKESDLFKFTLKYSIAFIILIGIWTCIIAFLLNGIIPDTIPLAK, encoded by the coding sequence ATGTGGACTCAAATTTATGATCCATTTGAAAATATTTTTTTAAGTGCAATCGTAGCATTTTTACCTATAATTTGCTTCTTGGTCTGCTTACTCGTTTTTAAACTCAAAGGCTATCAAGCAGGTTTTATCACTGTGATTTTAGCAAGCATAGTTGCATTTTTTGCCTATGGCATGCCTTTTTCTTTAATAGGCGCAAGTTTCGTTCAAGGCTTCGCACAAGGACTTTGGCCCATTGCTTGGATTATCATTGCAGCGATTTTCCTTTACAAACTCTCCATTAAATCAGGCTCATTTGAAGTTATCAAACAAAGCGTCATGAGTATCACTCCAGATCATAGAATTCAAGTGATATTAATCGGCTTTTGTTTTGGCTCTTTCTTAGAAGGTGCGATCGGTTTTGGCGGTCCTGTAGCCATTACTGCGGCCCTACTTGTGGGACTTGGACTTCGCCCCTTACAAGCTGCGGGACTTTGTCTCATTGCAAATACTGCTCCAGTTGCCTTTGGTGCTGTAGGAATTCCAATCATCGCAATGGCTAATTTAGTAGGCGTAGAACAACATGCAGTATCTGCTATGGTAGGTAGAATGCTTGTGCCACTAAGCCTTAGCGTGCCTTTTTTCATCATTTTTTTAATGGATGGATTTAAGGGTATTAAAGAAACTTTTCCGGCTATTTTAGTCGCAGCTGTGAGTTTTACTGCGACACAATTTTACAGCTCAAACCACCTTGGCGCAGAACTTCCTGACATTGTTTCAGCAATCGTATCTTTAGCAGCCACAACAATCTTTTTGAAATTTTGGAAACCAAAAAATATATTCAGACTTGATGGAGAAACAAATTTTGCTCAAGAAAGTACTTTAAGCTTCACTCAAGTTTTAAAAGCTTGGACTCCTTTTATCCTACTTATCGCTTGCATAGTGCTTTGGACTCAACCTTGGTTTAAAGATTTATTTGCTAAAGGCTCTATTTTTGACTATACCCAAGTAACCATTACTTTTAACAATATTGCAGGAAGCATAGTGGATGCAAATGGTAAAAATGTAGCCTTAAGTATGCCTATAAATTTCATCGCTCTTCAAGCAGGAACAGCTATTTTACTTGCGGCTTTTTTAACCATTTGGATTTTAAAAATCAAAGCCAGCGATGCAGGAGAATGCTTTTGGGATACCTTAAAAGAAATGGCTATACCTTGCATTACCATTGGTTTGGTTGTTTCTTTTGCTTTTATTGCTAAAAATAGCGGTATGAGCACCACTCTAGGCTTGGCTTTCTCACACACCGGTGATGCTTTTGCTTTCTTTTCGCCTATCATTGGCTGGATAGGGGTTTTCCTAACCGGTTCTGACACAAGCGCGAATTTACTTTTTGGACCATTACAACAAGTGACTGCAAATGAGCTTGGCGTAGGCGAAGCTTTATTTTTAGCAGCAAACTCTGTAGGAGGTGTGGTTGGTAAAATGATAAGCCCACAAAGTATAGCTATAGCTTGTGCTGCAGTGGGACTTGTAGGTAAAGAATCTGATCTTTTTAAATTCACTTTAAAATACTCTATAGCTTTTATTATTTTAATAGGAATTTGGACTTGCATCATTGCATTCTTATTAAATGGCATAATACCAGATACCATTCCTTTAGCAAAATAG
- the aroC gene encoding chorismate synthase, giving the protein MNTFGTKLRFTSFGESHGKAIGCVIDGLPAGVKIDEEFLQNELDKRKGGSKFATPRKEGDRAEILSGVFEGFSTGTPIGIVVFNENTRSKDYDNIKDLFRPSHADFTYFKKFSIRDHRGGGRASARESVARVAGGAICAMLLKEFNIEVQSGVFGVGNFVSTLKNNEFDFEFAKKSEIFCLDPFLENDFKEEILNARNSKDSVGASVFTKVSGVMAGLGEVLYDKLDAKIAHALMGLNAVKAVELGEGINASRMRGSQNNDCLKDGKFLSNHSGGILGGISNGDILEIKSYFKPTPSIFSAQESMDKFGNNIICELKGRHDPCVGVRGSVVATAMIRLVLADCLLLNVSANLENLKRIYQA; this is encoded by the coding sequence ATGAACACTTTTGGCACAAAATTACGATTTACAAGTTTTGGAGAATCTCACGGCAAAGCTATTGGTTGCGTTATAGATGGACTTCCAGCAGGCGTAAAAATCGATGAGGAATTCTTGCAAAACGAACTTGATAAACGCAAAGGCGGAAGTAAATTTGCTACTCCTAGAAAGGAAGGTGATAGGGCTGAAATTTTAAGTGGAGTTTTTGAAGGTTTTAGCACAGGAACTCCCATTGGCATAGTCGTTTTTAACGAAAATACACGCTCAAAAGACTATGATAATATCAAGGATTTATTTCGCCCTTCACACGCTGATTTTACTTATTTTAAAAAATTCAGCATAAGAGATCATCGTGGGGGTGGAAGAGCTAGTGCTAGAGAAAGCGTTGCAAGAGTCGCTGGGGGTGCAATTTGTGCTATGCTTTTAAAGGAATTTAACATAGAAGTACAAAGTGGAGTTTTTGGGGTTGGAAACTTTGTTTCTACTTTAAAAAATAACGAATTTGACTTTGAATTTGCCAAGAAAAGCGAAATTTTTTGCCTCGATCCGTTTTTAGAAAATGATTTTAAAGAAGAAATTTTAAATGCCAGAAATTCAAAAGACAGTGTAGGTGCTAGCGTTTTTACTAAAGTAAGTGGCGTAATGGCAGGACTTGGAGAAGTTTTATACGATAAACTTGATGCAAAAATCGCCCATGCTTTGATGGGACTTAATGCAGTAAAGGCCGTAGAGCTTGGCGAAGGTATCAATGCAAGTAGAATGCGCGGCTCACAAAATAATGATTGTTTAAAAGATGGTAAATTTTTAAGCAATCACAGCGGAGGAATTTTAGGTGGAATTTCAAACGGCGATATTTTGGAAATTAAAAGCTATTTCAAACCTACCCCTTCAATTTTTAGCGCGCAAGAAAGTATGGATAAATTTGGCAATAATATCATATGTGAACTAAAAGGTAGGCACGATCCTTGTGTGGGAGTGCGTGGGAGTGTGGTAGCTACGGCGATGATAAGACTTGTTTTAGCTGATTGCTTACTCTTAAATGTTAGTGCAAATTTAGAGAATTTAAAAAGAATTTATCAAGCTTAA